One part of the Onychomys torridus unplaced genomic scaffold, mOncTor1.1, whole genome shotgun sequence genome encodes these proteins:
- the LOC118576262 gene encoding plastin-3-like has protein sequence MKKLENCNYAVELGKHPAKFSLVGIGGQDLNDGNPTLTLALVWQLMRRYTLNVLEDLGEGQKANDDIIVNWVNRTLSEAGKSTSIQSFKDKMISSSLAVVDLIDAIQPGCINYDLVKSGNLTEDDKHNNAKYAVSMARRIGARVYALPEDLVEVKPKMVMTVFACLMGRGMKRV, from the exons ATGAAAAAG TTAGAAAACTGCAACTATGCAGTTGAATTAGGGAAGCATCCGGCTAAATTCTCCCTGGTTGGCATTGGAGGACAAGACCTGAATGATGGGAACCCAACCTTGACCTTGGCTTTAGTCTGGCAGCTGATGAGAAG ATATACCCTTAATGTTCTGGAAGATCTTGGAGAAGGTCAGAAAGCAAATGATGACATCATTGTAAACTGGGTGAACAGAACATTGAGTGAAGCTGGAAAGTCAACTTCCATTCAGAGTTTTAAG GACAAGATGATCAGCTCTAGTTTGGCAGTTGTGGATTTAATTGACGCCATCCAGCCAGGCTGCATTAACTATGACCTTGTTAAGAGCGGGAACCTTACAGAAGATGACAAGCACAATAATGCCAA GTATGCAGTGTCAATGGCTAGAAGAATTGGAGCCAGAGTATATGCTCTTCCCGAAGACCTTGTGGAAGTAAAACCCAAGATGGTCATGACCGTGTTTGCCTGTTTGATGGGCAGGGGGATGAAGAGAGTGTAA